A single Polynucleobacter acidiphobus DNA region contains:
- a CDS encoding HU family DNA-binding protein, whose amino-acid sequence MNKAELVEKIADDAELSKASAERALNSAIENIIKAVTKGDSVQLVGFGTFSQGKRSARTGRNPKTGEAIKIAASKTAKFSAGKAFKDAVNKRK is encoded by the coding sequence ATGAATAAAGCTGAACTCGTAGAAAAAATTGCTGATGATGCTGAACTTTCAAAAGCTAGTGCAGAGCGCGCTCTAAACTCCGCAATTGAAAATATTATCAAAGCAGTAACGAAAGGTGACTCTGTTCAGTTAGTTGGTTTTGGAACCTTTAGCCAAGGTAAGCGCTCAGCACGTACTGGCCGCAATCCAAAGACTGGTGAAGCAATTAAGATTGCTGCATCAAAGACCGCAAAGTTCTCTGCTGGTAAGGCGTTCAAAGACGCTGTCAACAAGCGCAAGTAA
- a CDS encoding TolC family protein, protein MDLRQLWSELKLHNPQLTSLRENYLSVKATVPQIAAPANPQLGLVWSGMPPNSPLGLGGANANDISSNNSISIAQPFQFPGKKSLASEIANTSAESLLAQSEASYLSLGAQLSTLYYSALSAQKQLEVSKEVVARFELVKNVSRARYANNSAAYVEFLNTQVAQSAAIADQFNIEKQLQTAYRSINQLIGRDPREKITLSGNVQQAIRMVPTLMELENYAETSHPLLRSSQLDVDAARKGVSLARKAYLPDFQIIGSSYTPRGPFASNNGALFYQLEFDIVIPLYFFMKEKYGVEQAIRKQASVEASNIANRQQIILGVTNAYTAYEQAKNRMQFIRDSQLSQADAAYKVSLAQYSNNGQGFNDLLTAQNQLRLIQNQLTVAESDVLQTYAVLMVAAGREPF, encoded by the coding sequence ATGGATTTGAGGCAATTGTGGAGTGAGTTGAAACTCCATAATCCTCAACTTACCTCTTTGCGCGAGAATTACTTATCGGTTAAGGCAACGGTGCCGCAGATTGCTGCGCCCGCTAATCCTCAATTGGGGTTGGTATGGTCAGGAATGCCGCCCAATTCGCCGTTGGGACTTGGCGGTGCAAACGCGAATGATATTAGTAGTAACAATTCAATATCCATTGCTCAGCCTTTTCAATTTCCCGGTAAAAAAAGTCTCGCATCAGAAATTGCTAATACCTCGGCAGAATCACTTTTGGCTCAGAGTGAGGCCTCTTACCTGAGCCTTGGGGCGCAGTTATCAACCCTGTATTACAGTGCACTCTCGGCGCAGAAGCAATTGGAGGTCTCAAAAGAGGTGGTTGCACGATTTGAGTTGGTAAAGAATGTATCACGTGCTCGATATGCCAATAATTCAGCTGCCTACGTTGAGTTTTTAAATACTCAGGTCGCCCAGAGTGCGGCGATTGCGGATCAGTTCAATATAGAAAAACAACTTCAAACCGCCTATCGGAGCATTAATCAATTAATCGGTCGAGATCCACGTGAAAAAATTACTTTATCCGGAAATGTTCAGCAGGCGATTCGAATGGTACCAACCCTTATGGAGCTTGAGAACTATGCAGAAACTAGCCACCCTCTATTGCGAAGCTCCCAACTCGATGTAGATGCTGCCCGCAAAGGAGTCAGCCTTGCTCGAAAAGCCTATCTCCCAGATTTTCAAATTATTGGATCTTCTTACACCCCCCGGGGCCCATTTGCATCCAATAATGGAGCACTCTTTTATCAATTGGAATTCGATATCGTGATCCCTCTTTATTTCTTCATGAAGGAGAAATATGGAGTAGAGCAGGCAATTCGAAAACAAGCTTCGGTCGAAGCAAGCAATATTGCCAATCGACAGCAAATTATTTTGGGCGTTACCAATGCTTATACCGCCTATGAGCAAGCCAAAAATCGTATGCAGTTTATTCGTGACAGTCAGCTATCACAGGCCGATGCAGCTTACAAGGTTTCGCTTGCGCAGTACTCAAATAATGGTCAGGGATTCAATGACTTGCTAACTGCACAAAATCAATTACGACTTATTCAAAACCAACTGACAGTAGCGGAAAGTGATGTTTTACAAACTTACGCTGTACTGATGGTTGCTGCTGGACGTGAACCTTTTTAG
- a CDS encoding efflux RND transporter periplasmic adaptor subunit produces the protein MKHHFNPKLIAYLESLFSQLANQIVTLPNYYWKLSPEKRYRLRLAAFAFAILVIGFTIGRITNVNREVRIEAQERQLMVDKTGAMSLQLPGVTLNPEIYRFERLKLETLPQELKVPGRLTFNAEQGKLLSSRVTGRVERIYTFEGSPVKVGSPVLELYSPEFQSAQQEYLITNRTVKILSEGTTLTNLLADAKITLDAATNRLRNLGFADADILQLGKTGQANPNLIMRSPISGIVVKRHIEPGASVAVGEPLVFLANPNALWFVGNVFEQDARLIERGQSIKISLEAFPDREIFAKVNYVAPTIDSQTRGLLIRADITNPDGFLRPDMFANARLQIGLAQAIAVPQAAIVRDKDIRYAFIRTSSESYRRVIVKGYDLDGRRFAITEGVSPNDEILTQGAVLLNERFSKQD, from the coding sequence GTGAAACACCATTTCAATCCAAAACTGATTGCCTACCTAGAGTCATTGTTTAGTCAATTAGCCAATCAGATCGTTACCCTCCCTAATTATTACTGGAAGCTGTCGCCAGAAAAGCGTTATCGACTTCGGTTGGCTGCATTTGCATTTGCAATCTTGGTAATTGGATTTACCATCGGCCGTATTACGAATGTTAATCGTGAAGTTCGCATTGAGGCGCAGGAACGGCAGCTGATGGTTGATAAGACTGGAGCTATGTCGCTTCAGTTGCCTGGGGTTACTTTAAATCCAGAAATATACCGATTTGAGCGATTAAAGTTAGAAACGCTTCCACAAGAATTAAAAGTGCCCGGGCGCCTTACATTCAATGCCGAACAGGGGAAATTACTTAGTTCGAGAGTCACTGGTCGGGTTGAAAGAATCTATACCTTTGAGGGCTCTCCCGTAAAAGTTGGAAGTCCCGTGCTGGAGCTCTACAGCCCTGAATTTCAATCGGCTCAACAGGAGTATTTAATAACAAATCGAACAGTCAAGATATTGAGTGAAGGGACGACCCTGACCAACTTATTGGCTGATGCAAAGATTACTCTCGATGCAGCGACTAATCGACTGCGTAATCTTGGATTTGCTGATGCGGATATTCTGCAACTAGGCAAAACTGGTCAGGCCAATCCAAATCTAATCATGCGCTCGCCAATCTCGGGAATTGTGGTGAAGCGGCATATTGAGCCTGGTGCCAGCGTTGCGGTAGGTGAGCCCTTGGTATTTCTTGCGAACCCCAATGCACTATGGTTTGTAGGAAATGTTTTTGAGCAAGACGCGCGTTTGATTGAGCGGGGACAAAGCATCAAAATTTCCTTAGAGGCATTTCCAGACCGCGAAATTTTTGCCAAAGTAAATTATGTGGCGCCAACTATTGATTCGCAAACGCGCGGGTTGCTAATACGAGCAGATATTACCAATCCTGATGGATTTTTACGTCCCGATATGTTTGCTAATGCTAGGTTACAAATTGGATTAGCGCAAGCTATCGCTGTTCCACAGGCAGCAATTGTGCGAGATAAAGATATCCGTTATGCCTTTATTCGTACCTCTTCAGAAAGTTATCGACGAGTGATTGTTAAAGGGTATGACCTTGATGGTCGACGTTTTGCAATTACTGAAGGGGTGAGCCCAAATGATGAAATACTCACTCAGGGTGCCGTTTTGCTTAATGAACGATTTAGTAAGCAGGACTAA
- a CDS encoding efflux RND transporter permease subunit, which translates to MSLITSLVRGVIHKRGIVLACCAVLLILGVLALRSLPIQPYPGVAPLTIQAISQWPGRGTTEVEQQITIPVENALAGIPGVQTFRSVSLFGLSVVTLKFDNRSDAFKARQIFTANLSKVEFPPGVISTISPDSDATGEIMRYQVTSNHADSQQLKTLQNYEIYKELKQTPGVAEVSSFGGKVRQYQVIIRPEALQAKNITLTQLIDALSASNINTGGGLFPSGEQQFVVRGVGLLKNVNDIKQVVVTNNNGIPIRIGDIAEVKIGHAPRLGMFQFNDQPDEVEGIIYLRRGEKATEVLARVRERIHNLNTNVLPPGIEIKPFYDRQNLLDITVGTVKHTLFFGISLVLVVLYVFLGNLRAAAVVAAIIPLALCFSFIQMDLFSVPANLISLGAIDFGIIVDAAVIVTENVMRHLEDGKKRLNQSIVLAVSEVQRAMIYSVCIIIVAYSPLFLMGGVEGIIFKPMAFTMGFALIAAMILSLTFLPAIMSLIFGENFHHRPPKFITSILIWYKPLLRGWMDKPRTIAAASVFILGLTLLSATRLGTAFLPTLEENNIWLRVTLPNTVDLDYSVKIANQLRELFRKQPEIQNVAVQIGRPDDGTDPTGVFNQEYGLYLKPPDQMPKGSSKKLLINHLEDELNTIPGITYSFSQYIQDNVNEAISGVKGENSIKIYGPDLEILDQKANEVLKVLRQVKGVTDEGILKELGQPTLNIEIDRERAARYNIEMDEIQVVVSNAIGGTPITQLLEDEKSFGIAIRLNENNRNDTTDIASLLIDTPSGARIPLSMVANVKIGDGPFFIYRESGKRYIAIKFSVRDRDLGSTVEDAKYLVGKSISLPPNYSISWDGQFNQMKEAQKRLMFIVPLALLAILLLLISVFGNLRDALIVLINVPFAAIGGIVALHLAGETLSISALFGFLSLFGIAILDGVILISFINKVQIENLSDMKNAMVEGASLRVRPVLMTALLSGLGLLPAALSQSIGSEAQRPLALVIVGGMVTAATLTLFVLPVLYAWVRSRSFAKNYTV; encoded by the coding sequence ATGAGCTTAATCACTTCATTAGTCCGGGGCGTTATTCATAAACGGGGCATTGTTTTAGCTTGTTGCGCTGTGTTGCTCATTCTGGGGGTATTGGCACTCCGATCGCTCCCAATCCAACCTTACCCTGGGGTTGCTCCTTTGACGATACAGGCTATTTCCCAATGGCCGGGTCGCGGAACAACCGAGGTCGAGCAGCAAATCACAATTCCTGTTGAGAATGCGCTTGCTGGTATTCCTGGTGTGCAAACATTTCGGTCAGTGTCCTTATTTGGCCTGTCCGTTGTGACCCTGAAATTTGATAATCGAAGCGATGCATTTAAAGCAAGACAAATTTTTACTGCAAACCTTTCTAAGGTTGAGTTTCCTCCTGGCGTGATTTCAACCATAAGTCCCGACTCCGATGCGACGGGTGAGATCATGCGCTATCAAGTAACTTCCAATCATGCCGACTCACAACAATTAAAAACACTTCAGAACTATGAAATTTACAAAGAGTTAAAGCAAACACCTGGGGTTGCTGAGGTATCTTCGTTCGGTGGCAAAGTTCGTCAATATCAGGTGATCATCCGCCCCGAGGCTCTGCAGGCAAAAAATATAACGCTAACTCAGCTGATTGATGCTCTTTCGGCCTCAAATATTAATACTGGTGGCGGTTTATTTCCAAGTGGTGAGCAACAATTTGTTGTGCGAGGCGTTGGACTGCTCAAAAACGTAAACGATATTAAGCAAGTTGTAGTAACCAATAACAATGGCATCCCCATTCGCATCGGAGATATTGCTGAAGTCAAAATAGGACATGCTCCGCGATTGGGTATGTTTCAGTTTAATGATCAGCCCGATGAGGTTGAGGGCATTATCTATTTACGTCGAGGGGAAAAGGCAACCGAAGTGCTGGCTCGTGTTCGGGAGCGTATTCACAACTTAAATACGAATGTCCTGCCGCCAGGGATTGAGATTAAGCCATTTTATGATCGTCAAAATTTATTGGATATTACAGTTGGTACCGTAAAACACACATTATTTTTTGGCATCTCACTAGTGCTGGTGGTTTTATATGTTTTCTTAGGTAATTTGCGCGCTGCCGCAGTTGTTGCAGCGATTATTCCCCTGGCATTATGTTTTTCATTTATCCAGATGGATTTATTTTCAGTCCCTGCCAATTTGATTTCGTTGGGGGCAATTGATTTCGGAATCATTGTAGACGCCGCGGTGATTGTGACCGAAAACGTCATGCGGCATCTGGAGGATGGCAAAAAGCGTCTAAACCAAAGCATCGTGCTGGCTGTCAGCGAGGTTCAGCGAGCGATGATTTATTCGGTTTGCATCATCATTGTGGCCTACTCTCCATTATTTTTAATGGGTGGGGTAGAGGGCATTATTTTTAAACCAATGGCATTTACCATGGGTTTTGCATTAATTGCAGCCATGATTCTCAGCTTAACGTTTCTACCGGCAATCATGTCATTGATCTTTGGAGAAAACTTCCATCATCGGCCACCAAAATTCATTACCTCCATTCTGATTTGGTACAAGCCATTACTGCGTGGTTGGATGGATAAGCCGCGTACCATTGCCGCAGCCTCTGTTTTTATTTTGGGCCTAACGCTATTGAGTGCCACCCGACTAGGAACTGCCTTTCTACCGACACTTGAAGAAAATAATATTTGGCTTCGCGTGACCCTACCTAATACGGTTGACTTGGATTACTCGGTCAAAATTGCCAATCAACTGCGGGAGTTGTTTCGAAAACAGCCAGAGATTCAAAATGTAGCAGTTCAAATTGGTCGCCCAGATGATGGGACGGATCCTACCGGGGTCTTTAACCAAGAGTATGGGTTATATCTTAAGCCGCCAGATCAGATGCCAAAGGGCAGTAGTAAGAAATTATTGATTAATCATCTAGAGGATGAGCTCAACACAATTCCGGGAATTACGTACAGCTTCTCGCAGTACATTCAAGATAATGTGAATGAAGCTATTTCAGGTGTGAAGGGTGAGAATTCCATCAAAATTTATGGCCCTGATCTAGAGATATTGGATCAGAAGGCGAATGAGGTTCTTAAGGTCCTTCGGCAAGTCAAGGGTGTTACGGATGAGGGAATATTAAAAGAGCTCGGTCAACCTACTCTAAATATTGAAATTGATCGAGAGCGTGCCGCACGTTATAACATTGAGATGGATGAAATCCAAGTCGTGGTATCCAATGCGATTGGAGGAACTCCTATCACGCAGTTATTAGAAGACGAAAAGAGCTTTGGTATAGCGATTCGTTTAAATGAGAATAATCGTAACGATACAACCGACATTGCCAGTTTGCTAATTGATACACCCAGTGGCGCGCGAATACCGTTATCAATGGTTGCCAATGTCAAGATAGGTGATGGCCCATTCTTTATTTATCGTGAATCTGGCAAGCGCTATATTGCGATTAAATTTAGTGTTCGAGATCGAGACCTTGGAAGTACTGTCGAGGATGCGAAATACTTAGTTGGCAAATCGATCTCCCTTCCCCCTAATTACTCCATTTCGTGGGATGGTCAGTTCAATCAGATGAAAGAGGCACAAAAACGCCTAATGTTTATTGTGCCACTTGCATTATTGGCTATCTTGCTATTGTTAATTAGTGTCTTTGGCAATTTAAGAGATGCATTAATTGTATTGATCAACGTTCCATTTGCCGCAATCGGAGGGATTGTTGCTTTGCACTTAGCTGGTGAGACATTAAGCATTTCTGCGCTTTTTGGATTCTTGTCATTATTTGGTATCGCGATTTTGGATGGCGTTATTTTGATCTCGTTTATTAACAAAGTACAAATTGAAAACCTGTCTGACATGAAAAATGCCATGGTCGAAGGTGCTAGCTTAAGGGTCCGCCCTGTTTTAATGACAGCGCTACTATCAGGCCTGGGCCTATTGCCCGCCGCGCTCTCTCAATCAATTGGCTCGGAAGCGCAGCGACCCTTGGCTCTCGTGATTGTGGGAGGAATGGTGACTGCCGCCACCTTAACTCTCTTTGTTCTTCCAGTGCTGTATGCATGGGTTCGATCAAGATCATTCGCCAAGAACTATACTGTCTAA